A genomic region of Deltaproteobacteria bacterium contains the following coding sequences:
- the uvrA gene encoding excinuclease ABC subunit A, with translation MSSKIVIRGARVHNLKNIDLEIPRDQLVVITGVSGSGKSSLAFDTLYAEGQRRYLEALAVDARQFIHQIERPDVDTIDGLSPAIAIEQKAGRYSPRSTVGTMSEIYDYLRLLFARVGQPNCVQCGCAIKAYTTQQIVDELMSLPAQTRLQLMAPIAIASAGARQKILRELARNGFARVRIGAHVHELSDAMEDDAGADAPMDLIVDRIVVREGVEKRLADSIEVAARAGAQIVKVSAQSASGAEPASDLVFSQKFACVECGSALPEITPTLFSFNSPSGACSGCSGSGVKSKAAGRKNPEAEATSNSQPCTECEGRRLRKESLAIKMSGRNIAEVSALPVVEALEFFRNLQWDERERAVGKKILDEITSRLRYLMQVGVDYLSLDRAATTLSGGEAQRVRLATQIGAALAGVLYILDEPSIGLHQKDNARLLALLQRLRESGNSVILVEHDPDAMRAADYLIDMGPGAGEQGGSVVACGTPKELMRAAASRTGQYLSGQLQISPPAQRRKGSGVFLTIKGAREHNLKNLTVQFPIGALTCVTGVSGSGKSSLVMDILYNEMARRLHKAQAPAGSFDEISGAENFDRVIGVDQSPIGRTPRSNPATYTGIHDHLRELFAQLPEARLRGYKAERFSFNAKGGRCEACGGDGVTQVDMYFLADVFVTCEVCKGRRYNRETLDIKYKGLSIADVLDLTVAQAAELLASIPAIFERLRTLRDVGLGYLRLGQSAATLSGGEAQRVKLARELARRSTGNSLYILDEPTSGLHFDDIRQLLDVLNRLIDAGNTMVIIEHNLDVIKCADYVIDLGPQGGRHGGEVVAAGAPEEVCQKPVSLTGQYLRPLLVA, from the coding sequence ATGTCCTCTAAGATCGTTATCCGCGGCGCACGGGTTCACAATCTCAAAAACATCGACCTGGAAATTCCCCGCGATCAGTTGGTAGTCATCACCGGCGTTTCGGGGTCGGGCAAGTCTTCTCTAGCTTTCGATACGCTCTACGCCGAGGGGCAGCGGCGCTATCTCGAAGCGCTCGCCGTCGATGCGCGGCAGTTTATCCATCAAATCGAGAGGCCGGATGTCGATACGATAGACGGCCTGTCGCCGGCCATCGCCATCGAGCAGAAAGCCGGCCGCTACTCGCCCCGTTCGACGGTCGGCACGATGAGCGAAATCTACGACTACCTGCGGTTGTTATTTGCGCGCGTCGGCCAGCCGAATTGCGTGCAGTGCGGTTGCGCTATCAAAGCCTATACAACCCAGCAGATCGTCGACGAGCTGATGTCATTGCCGGCGCAGACGCGACTGCAGCTTATGGCGCCGATTGCCATCGCCTCTGCAGGCGCGCGCCAAAAGATTTTGCGCGAGCTCGCGCGCAACGGTTTTGCCCGCGTGCGCATCGGCGCGCACGTGCATGAGCTGTCCGACGCGATGGAAGACGATGCCGGCGCCGATGCGCCGATGGACTTAATCGTCGACCGCATCGTGGTGCGCGAGGGCGTGGAGAAACGGCTGGCCGATTCCATCGAAGTCGCAGCCCGGGCCGGCGCGCAGATCGTCAAAGTTTCGGCGCAGTCGGCAAGCGGCGCAGAGCCGGCAAGCGATCTCGTTTTCAGCCAGAAATTCGCCTGCGTCGAATGCGGCAGCGCGTTGCCCGAGATTACGCCGACGCTGTTTTCTTTTAATAGCCCGAGCGGTGCTTGTTCCGGCTGCAGTGGCAGCGGCGTGAAGAGCAAAGCAGCGGGACGCAAAAATCCAGAGGCTGAAGCGACCTCGAACAGCCAACCCTGCACGGAATGTGAGGGCCGCCGTCTTAGAAAGGAAAGTCTCGCGATTAAAATGAGCGGGCGGAACATCGCCGAGGTGAGCGCTCTGCCGGTGGTCGAAGCGTTGGAATTTTTTCGGAATCTCCAGTGGGACGAGCGTGAGCGCGCCGTTGGCAAAAAAATTCTCGATGAGATTACCAGCCGGTTGCGCTACCTGATGCAGGTCGGAGTCGACTATTTGAGCCTCGATCGCGCCGCGACGACGCTTTCCGGCGGCGAGGCGCAGCGGGTGCGATTGGCAACCCAGATTGGCGCGGCTCTGGCCGGTGTGCTCTACATTCTTGATGAACCAAGTATCGGTCTGCATCAAAAGGACAACGCCCGCTTGTTGGCGCTGTTGCAGCGACTGCGCGAGAGCGGCAATTCGGTGATTCTAGTCGAGCACGATCCGGACGCGATGCGCGCCGCGGATTATCTGATCGACATGGGTCCCGGCGCCGGCGAACAAGGCGGCTCGGTCGTCGCCTGTGGCACGCCGAAAGAATTGATGCGCGCCGCGGCGTCGCGCACGGGACAGTATCTGTCCGGGCAACTGCAAATTTCTCCACCGGCGCAGCGGCGCAAAGGCAGCGGCGTTTTTTTAACCATCAAAGGCGCGCGGGAGCACAACCTGAAAAACCTCACCGTGCAGTTTCCCATTGGCGCATTAACCTGCGTCACGGGCGTGTCGGGCTCCGGCAAGAGCAGCTTGGTGATGGACATTCTTTACAACGAGATGGCGCGCCGGCTGCACAAGGCGCAGGCGCCGGCCGGCAGCTTCGATGAAATAAGCGGCGCGGAAAATTTCGACCGGGTGATCGGCGTCGATCAAAGCCCGATCGGGCGCACGCCGCGCTCCAACCCGGCGACCTATACCGGCATCCACGATCACTTGCGCGAATTATTCGCGCAGCTCCCCGAAGCTCGGCTGCGCGGCTACAAGGCCGAGCGCTTTTCTTTTAACGCGAAGGGCGGGCGCTGCGAAGCTTGCGGCGGCGATGGCGTGACGCAGGTCGACATGTATTTTCTCGCCGATGTGTTCGTCACCTGCGAGGTGTGCAAGGGCAGGCGCTACAACCGCGAGACTCTGGACATCAAATACAAAGGCTTGAGCATCGCCGACGTGCTCGATCTCACCGTGGCGCAGGCTGCCGAATTGCTAGCGAGCATTCCAGCGATCTTCGAGCGGCTGCGCACCCTGCGTGACGTGGGCCTGGGCTATTTGCGCTTGGGCCAGAGTGCGGCGACGCTTTCGGGCGGCGAAGCGCAGCGGGTCAAGCTGGCGCGCGAATTGGCGCGCCGCTCGACGGGCAATTCGCTTTACATCCTCGACGAGCCCACCAGCGGTTTGCACTTCGACGACATCCGGCAACTCTTGGATGTGCTCAATCGTCTAATCGACGCGGGCAATACCATGGTCATCATCGAGCACAATCTCGATGTCATCAAATGCGCCGATTATGTGATCGATCTCGGCCCCCAGGGCGGGAGGCACGGGGGTGAGGTGGTCGCGGCGGGAGCTCCGGAAGAAGTCTGCCAGAAACCTGTTTCTCTGACCGGCCAATATTTGCGGCCTTTGCTGGTTGCCTGA
- a CDS encoding IscS subfamily cysteine desulfurase, which translates to MPSIMKTPIYLDNHATTPVDPRVLEAMLPYFGDKFGNAASKSHAFGWEADSAVDTAREQVAKLIHAASPREIVFTSGATESDNLAIKGVAEAYKEKGNHIVTCVTEHKAVLDSCKILQKHGFEVTSLPVRPDGLIDLQRLRSALTDKTILVSIMAANNEIGTIHPVKEIGRMTRERGIFFHTDATQAVGKVPIDVDDLCIDLLSITAHKMYGPKGVGALYVRSKNPRVKLTQQIDGGGHEQGMRSGTLNVPGIVGLGAACALAQKEMAAEGERMIALRERLRQGIMSQLDDVRINGHATERLPGNLNMSFAYVEGESLLMGLKEIAVSTGSACTSANLEPSHVLKAIGLEDELAHTSIRFGLGRFNTEEEVDYTIGRVVEEVRRLREISPLYKARKAKLAKQQSGAEPIS; encoded by the coding sequence ATGCCGAGCATCATGAAAACGCCGATTTATTTGGATAATCACGCCACCACGCCGGTGGATCCGCGGGTGCTGGAAGCGATGCTGCCCTATTTCGGCGACAAATTTGGCAACGCGGCGAGTAAGAGCCATGCGTTTGGTTGGGAGGCGGACTCTGCGGTCGATACGGCACGCGAGCAGGTGGCTAAGTTGATTCATGCGGCGTCGCCGCGCGAGATCGTTTTCACCAGCGGCGCAACGGAGTCGGATAATCTGGCGATTAAGGGCGTCGCCGAGGCGTACAAAGAAAAAGGCAATCATATCGTCACCTGCGTGACCGAGCACAAGGCGGTGCTCGATAGCTGCAAAATATTGCAGAAGCATGGCTTCGAGGTGACCTCTCTGCCGGTGCGGCCGGATGGGTTGATCGATCTGCAAAGATTGCGCAGCGCGCTGACTGACAAGACGATCTTGGTTTCGATCATGGCGGCCAACAATGAGATCGGCACGATCCACCCGGTGAAAGAGATCGGCCGCATGACGCGCGAGCGCGGGATCTTTTTTCACACCGACGCTACTCAGGCGGTGGGTAAAGTACCGATCGACGTCGATGATCTGTGCATCGACCTACTGTCGATCACGGCGCACAAAATGTATGGCCCCAAGGGTGTCGGCGCTTTGTATGTGCGCTCAAAAAATCCGCGGGTAAAACTGACGCAGCAAATCGATGGCGGCGGTCACGAGCAGGGAATGCGCTCGGGGACGTTGAACGTGCCGGGAATCGTCGGGTTGGGCGCCGCCTGCGCGCTGGCGCAGAAAGAGATGGCCGCCGAAGGCGAGCGCATGATCGCACTGCGCGAGCGGCTGCGCCAGGGCATCATGAGCCAGCTCGACGACGTGCGGATCAACGGTCACGCGACCGAGCGGCTGCCGGGTAACCTCAATATGAGCTTTGCCTACGTCGAAGGGGAATCGTTATTGATGGGGCTCAAAGAAATCGCCGTGTCCACTGGCTCCGCGTGCACCTCGGCCAATCTGGAGCCGTCCCACGTGTTGAAAGCGATCGGGCTTGAAGACGAGCTGGCACACACGTCAATTCGTTTCGGCTTGGGCCGGTTCAATACTGAGGAAGAGGTCGATTACACGATCGGTCGAGTTGTCGAAGAAGTGCGCCGGCTGCGCGAGATTTCGCCCCTGTACAAGGCGCGCAAAGCCAAACTGGCCAAACAGCAATCTGGGGCGGAACCAATTTCTTAA
- a CDS encoding iron-sulfur cluster assembly accessory protein, with protein sequence MAMGVTLTERAAARIKELIAAENRDGQGLRVKVIGGGCSGLQYKVDLDAPKGTDKIFEKDGAKVLVDMKSLLYLGGTELDYKDELMQSGFVFQNPNVKKACGCGASFAVS encoded by the coding sequence ATGGCGATGGGAGTCACACTGACGGAACGGGCGGCCGCGCGGATCAAAGAGTTGATTGCCGCGGAGAATCGCGACGGCCAAGGGCTGCGCGTCAAAGTCATCGGCGGCGGCTGTTCAGGCTTGCAGTATAAAGTCGATCTCGATGCGCCCAAGGGCACCGACAAGATCTTCGAGAAAGACGGCGCCAAGGTGCTGGTCGATATGAAGAGCCTACTCTATTTGGGCGGCACCGAGTTGGATTACAAAGATGAATTGATGCAATCGGGATTTGTTTTTCAAAATCCCAACGTGAAAAAAGCCTGCGGCTGTGGCGCGTCGTTCGCAGTGTCGTAA
- the sufB gene encoding Fe-S cluster assembly protein SufB, protein MSTVEELAQQEYKWGFVTDIAADTVPPGLNEDVVQLISAKKNEPAFMLEWRLKAYRHWAKLEKSQAEPKWAKVHYPAIDYQAISYYSAPKAKADGPKSLEEVDPELLKTYEKLGIPLKEQERLSGIAVDAVFDSVSVATTFKGKLAEMGVIFCSFSEAVQNHPDLVQKYLGSVVPYTDNFFAALNSAVFSDGSFCYIPKDVRCPMELSTYFRINAAETGQFERTLIVADERAYVSYLEGCTAPMRDKNQLHAAVVELVAHDDAQIKYSTVQNWYPGDKEGKGGIYNFVTKRGKCLGKRSKISWTQVETGSAITWKYPSCILQGDDSAGEFYSVALTNNYQQADTGTKMIHMGKNTKSTIISKGISAGHGQNTYRGLVKVLKGASGARNYSQCDSLLLGDKCGAHTFPYLEVANSGAQVEHEASTSKIGEDQLFYCRQRGISNEDAVNMIVNGFCKQVFKELPMEFAVEAQKLLGVSLEGSVG, encoded by the coding sequence ATGTCTACCGTAGAAGAGCTGGCGCAGCAGGAATACAAATGGGGTTTTGTCACCGACATCGCCGCCGACACGGTGCCCCCAGGGCTAAACGAAGATGTCGTTCAGCTGATTTCGGCCAAGAAAAACGAGCCGGCGTTCATGCTCGAGTGGCGGCTTAAGGCCTATCGCCATTGGGCCAAGCTGGAGAAGAGCCAAGCCGAACCGAAATGGGCGAAGGTTCATTATCCAGCGATCGACTATCAAGCGATCAGCTACTATTCGGCGCCCAAGGCAAAAGCCGACGGGCCGAAGAGTTTAGAAGAAGTCGACCCTGAGCTGCTCAAGACCTACGAGAAATTGGGCATTCCGCTCAAAGAGCAGGAACGCTTGAGCGGCATCGCCGTCGATGCGGTGTTCGATAGCGTCTCGGTGGCGACAACTTTCAAAGGCAAATTGGCCGAGATGGGGGTGATTTTTTGCTCGTTCTCGGAGGCGGTGCAGAATCATCCTGACCTGGTGCAGAAATATTTAGGCTCAGTGGTGCCTTATACTGACAACTTTTTCGCGGCCTTGAATTCGGCGGTCTTTAGCGACGGTTCTTTTTGCTACATCCCGAAAGATGTCCGCTGCCCGATGGAGCTGTCGACCTATTTTCGCATTAACGCCGCGGAGACCGGGCAGTTCGAGCGCACGCTGATCGTCGCCGACGAGCGTGCCTATGTCAGCTATCTCGAAGGCTGCACCGCGCCGATGCGCGATAAAAATCAGCTCCATGCCGCGGTGGTCGAGCTGGTGGCCCATGACGACGCGCAGATCAAGTATTCCACCGTGCAGAACTGGTACCCGGGCGACAAAGAGGGCAAGGGCGGCATTTATAACTTCGTCACCAAGCGCGGCAAATGCCTGGGCAAGCGCTCGAAGATTTCCTGGACCCAGGTGGAGACCGGCTCGGCGATTACCTGGAAGTATCCCAGTTGTATCCTGCAGGGCGACGATTCGGCGGGTGAGTTCTACTCGGTGGCGCTGACGAATAATTATCAACAGGCCGACACCGGCACCAAGATGATTCACATGGGCAAGAACACCAAGAGCACGATTATTTCGAAGGGCATCTCCGCCGGCCATGGACAGAACACCTATCGCGGTTTGGTCAAGGTGCTGAAGGGCGCCAGCGGCGCGCGCAACTACTCGCAGTGCGATTCCTTGCTGCTGGGCGACAAGTGCGGCGCGCATACTTTCCCTTACCTGGAAGTGGCCAACAGCGGCGCGCAGGTGGAGCATGAGGCATCGACTTCGAAGATCGGCGAAGACCAGTTGTTTTATTGCCGGCAGCGCGGCATCTCCAATGAAGACGCCGTCAATATGATCGTCAACGGTTTTTGCAAGCAGGTTTTCAAAGAGCTGCCGATGGAGTTCGCGGTGGAAGCGCAGAAGCTATTGGGTGTCAGCCTCGAGGGCAGCGTCGGATGA
- the nifS gene encoding cysteine desulfurase NifS — MKEVYFDNNATTRVIPEVIDAMVPFLGEYYGNPSSIHRFGSGVGQKLAEARPQVAKLIGAADPVEIIFTSCGTEGDNAAIRGMLEARPDKRHIVTTQVEHPAVLQLCQHLEKKGWRVTWLGVDENGALDLDELRAALSDDTALVSVMHANNETGVIFPIDKIAEIVRAKGIPFHVDAVQTAGKIPIDVRASGVDLLTISGHKFHGPKGIGALYVRRGITFPPFLIGGHQERNRRAGTENVAGIIGMGKAAELAFTRLGDYGSQVRALRDQLEQSLSASGLEIRINGQSQERLPNTSNVSFRYLEGESILVLLDQQGICASTGSACTAGSSEPSHVLRAMKVPTDWLQGAVRFSLSRLNSADEVDYVNEKLPPIVQRLKGFSALGRLGERSATVASNLGARG, encoded by the coding sequence ATTAAAGAAGTCTACTTTGACAACAACGCGACGACGCGGGTGATTCCTGAAGTCATCGATGCGATGGTGCCATTTCTCGGTGAATACTATGGCAACCCGTCGAGTATTCATCGCTTCGGCAGCGGCGTCGGCCAAAAGCTCGCTGAGGCGCGGCCGCAGGTCGCCAAGCTGATCGGCGCCGCCGATCCCGTGGAAATTATTTTCACCAGCTGCGGCACCGAAGGCGACAACGCGGCGATTCGCGGCATGCTCGAGGCGCGGCCGGACAAACGCCATATCGTCACGACGCAGGTGGAGCATCCCGCGGTGCTACAGCTATGCCAGCACCTGGAGAAAAAAGGCTGGCGGGTGACCTGGCTGGGGGTCGACGAAAATGGCGCACTCGATTTGGACGAGCTGCGCGCTGCCTTGAGCGACGACACGGCGCTGGTTTCGGTCATGCACGCCAACAATGAAACCGGCGTGATTTTTCCGATCGACAAAATTGCCGAGATTGTCCGGGCCAAGGGCATCCCGTTCCACGTCGATGCGGTGCAAACCGCCGGAAAAATTCCCATCGACGTCCGGGCCAGCGGCGTCGATTTGCTCACGATATCCGGCCACAAATTTCACGGTCCCAAGGGGATTGGGGCGCTTTATGTGCGGCGCGGCATTACCTTCCCGCCCTTTTTGATCGGCGGACATCAAGAGAGAAACCGCCGTGCCGGCACCGAAAACGTCGCGGGCATTATCGGCATGGGTAAAGCTGCGGAGCTGGCATTTACGCGCCTGGGCGATTATGGCAGCCAAGTTCGGGCGCTGCGGGACCAGTTGGAACAGTCGTTATCGGCATCTGGATTGGAGATTCGTATCAACGGACAGTCGCAGGAGCGCTTGCCGAACACTTCCAACGTGAGTTTTCGTTATTTGGAGGGGGAGTCCATCCTGGTTTTGCTCGATCAGCAGGGCATTTGTGCCTCGACGGGTTCGGCGTGCACGGCGGGGTCGTCCGAGCCGTCGCATGTGCTGCGCGCGATGAAAGTGCCGACGGACTGGCTCCAAGGCGCGGTGCGATTTAGCCTGAGTCGACTAAATAGCGCCGATGAAGTCGATTACGTGAACGAAAAGTTGCCGCCAATCGTCCAAAGACTAAAGGGGTTTTCCGCATTGGGCCGTTTGGGGGAGCGCTCGGCAACGGTTGCCTCCAATCTCGGAGCAAGGGGGTAG
- a CDS encoding Rrf2 family transcriptional regulator: MSLMQIPRRVDYGLRAVIYLASQSSEKCCSIAEIAQEQGVPKKFLEKIIQDLMRKGLIKSKRGANGGYVLARPAETISFYDVIEAIEGPIAVNACMDSHVSCDQMPRCTMIGVWSEVQKKITEVFTRTTIADLRQTPCRDLLTSSLSSAA, from the coding sequence ATGAGCCTGATGCAGATACCGCGGCGAGTGGATTACGGCCTTAGAGCGGTGATTTATCTTGCCAGCCAGAGTTCGGAGAAGTGCTGCTCGATTGCGGAAATTGCCCAGGAACAGGGAGTGCCGAAGAAGTTTTTGGAGAAGATCATTCAAGATCTCATGCGCAAGGGTTTGATCAAGTCCAAGCGCGGCGCCAATGGCGGCTACGTGCTGGCGCGGCCCGCGGAGACGATCTCCTTCTACGATGTCATTGAGGCCATTGAAGGGCCTATTGCAGTCAATGCTTGCATGGACTCCCATGTGTCCTGCGACCAAATGCCGCGCTGCACCATGATCGGTGTCTGGAGCGAAGTGCAGAAAAAAATCACGGAGGTTTTTACCCGGACAACAATTGCCGATTTACGACAAACACCTTGCCGGGATTTGTTGACTTCTTCTCTTTCGAGTGCGGCATGA
- a CDS encoding lysophospholipid acyltransferase family protein: MIISSRRLCFSAALLLEKAGKQLHKLRMAQGFAQHFDNLRYRLGEYSLRAFVACLPAIPQWIPNAFLAVMGRLTFALLWNYRSRMEANVTLALGHEIKDDSQRRALIWRAWQNFARGVYDTSAVMHYSKEQFIKRIALYGEEHLQRALAQGKGVLALSAHLGGFTLIGGRLAAAGYKFSVVVKHPSNQRFARLLDQYRAQLGIQTISAKPRREAVRGIIKALRQNHIVLVIADEFKSGEVMIDFFGQSCAAPRGPAALALRTGAVTLPMFAVRQPDNSFVLTIDPEIPPVQKENLDDSVAATTVVYSQRLEEEIRRHPDQWNWLGFPHSDGRISRAEYARRAGLRRPMRKPPVDPGAEQTPVAEAVVKPATSQSTGQVVEKI; encoded by the coding sequence ATGATAATTTCATCACGCCGCCTTTGTTTTTCTGCTGCCCTGTTGCTTGAAAAGGCCGGCAAACAACTTCATAAATTAAGGATGGCTCAAGGTTTCGCCCAGCACTTCGACAACCTACGCTATCGTTTGGGCGAATATTCCCTGCGCGCTTTTGTCGCCTGCCTGCCAGCGATTCCGCAATGGATTCCTAACGCTTTCCTGGCCGTCATGGGGCGGCTGACGTTTGCGCTGCTGTGGAATTACCGCAGCCGCATGGAGGCCAACGTGACGCTCGCCCTGGGCCATGAAATCAAGGATGACTCTCAGCGCAGAGCGCTGATTTGGCGCGCCTGGCAGAACTTTGCCCGCGGGGTTTACGACACCAGCGCGGTTATGCATTACTCCAAAGAACAGTTTATCAAACGGATCGCGCTCTACGGCGAAGAACATTTGCAGCGCGCCTTGGCCCAGGGCAAAGGCGTGCTGGCACTGAGCGCCCACTTGGGCGGCTTCACGTTGATCGGCGGCCGGCTGGCCGCCGCCGGCTACAAATTCAGTGTCGTCGTCAAACACCCGAGCAATCAGCGCTTCGCCCGGCTGCTCGACCAATACCGCGCGCAGCTCGGTATTCAGACCATTTCTGCCAAGCCGCGCCGCGAAGCGGTGCGCGGCATTATCAAAGCGTTGCGGCAAAATCACATCGTTTTGGTGATCGCCGATGAATTCAAATCGGGCGAAGTGATGATCGATTTTTTCGGCCAGTCCTGCGCGGCGCCGCGCGGTCCGGCCGCGTTGGCGTTGCGCACCGGCGCGGTCACGCTGCCGATGTTTGCGGTGCGCCAGCCCGACAACTCATTCGTCCTGACAATCGATCCGGAGATTCCACCGGTCCAAAAAGAAAACCTTGACGACAGCGTAGCTGCCACCACGGTGGTTTATTCGCAGCGCCTAGAAGAAGAGATTCGCCGCCACCCCGATCAATGGAACTGGCTGGGCTTTCCGCACAGCGACGGGCGCATCTCGCGCGCTGAGTACGCGCGCAGGGCTGGACTGCGGCGGCCGATGCGCAAGCCGCCAGTAGATCCCGGCGCCGAGCAGACGCCGGTTGCCGAAGCGGTTGTCAAACCTGCCACGAGCCAATCGACTGGCCAGGTGGTGGAAAAGATCTAG
- a CDS encoding sulfopyruvate decarboxylase subunit alpha, which produces MNPNQCAALIVAGLKKAGIDFVATLPDEKMLEVIRTVESDKELKHVPLCREEEGIGICAGAYLAGKKTALIMQNAGFLNSCNALTTTSMQLQIPVLLLIYYAGDRGDRGFTTLGAVTEPVLNAMGIRNYVLRRTEEIDDILSGAQVLADDSKKPVAVLLTKSVLGVK; this is translated from the coding sequence ATGAACCCAAACCAATGCGCCGCGCTGATCGTCGCCGGCTTAAAAAAAGCCGGCATCGATTTCGTGGCGACCTTACCCGACGAAAAAATGCTCGAAGTGATCCGCACGGTGGAAAGCGATAAAGAGCTCAAGCATGTGCCGCTTTGCCGCGAAGAAGAAGGCATCGGCATCTGTGCCGGCGCCTATCTCGCCGGCAAGAAAACCGCGTTGATCATGCAGAACGCCGGATTCTTAAATAGCTGCAACGCCCTCACCACCACGTCGATGCAGCTGCAAATTCCCGTGCTGCTGCTGATCTACTATGCCGGCGACCGCGGCGATCGCGGCTTTACCACGCTGGGCGCAGTGACCGAGCCGGTGTTAAACGCCATGGGCATCCGCAACTACGTGCTGCGCCGCACCGAAGAGATCGACGATATTCTCAGCGGCGCCCAGGTGCTTGCCGACGACTCGAAAAAACCGGTGGCGGTGTTGCTGACCAAGTCGGTGTTAGGAGTGAAATAA
- the gcvH gene encoding glycine cleavage system protein GcvH — protein MEKEVKVSQQHVWVGIEGQHVYLGLTNFIQGELGKMISVELPDVGDRIEEGEIFAELESVSTVHELISPITGTVLAVNPHLEDQPTIINEDPYNDGWLIEVRLKDESELDSLMDMDEYYHFVFKDKK, from the coding sequence ATGGAAAAAGAAGTAAAAGTGAGTCAGCAGCATGTTTGGGTCGGCATCGAAGGCCAACATGTCTACTTGGGTCTGACCAATTTCATTCAAGGCGAGCTGGGCAAGATGATTTCTGTGGAGCTGCCCGATGTTGGCGATCGCATCGAGGAAGGCGAAATCTTCGCCGAGCTGGAATCGGTTTCGACGGTGCACGAGTTGATTTCACCGATCACCGGCACCGTGCTTGCGGTCAATCCCCACCTGGAAGATCAACCGACAATCATCAATGAAGACCCCTATAACGACGGCTGGCTGATCGAGGTTCGGCTCAAGGACGAGTCGGAGCTGGATTCATTGATGGATATGGACGAGTACTACCACTTCGTTTTCAAAGACAAGAAGTAG
- a CDS encoding septum formation initiator family protein gives MLYCYCAMAFKLRFQLPPNWLLYTLAGLIVLVAIYTLTGDRGAVHLWRLRGEKAKLDEQNFRLQRENEVLAQRIRQLRNNNHYLEKLAREELNLVRRGEVIYRFPSSDPNNARRAPAETLSDSSAPAHKKR, from the coding sequence ATGCTATATTGCTACTGCGCTATGGCGTTCAAGCTCCGCTTCCAACTACCGCCCAATTGGCTGCTTTACACGCTCGCCGGGCTGATCGTTTTAGTAGCCATCTACACGCTTACCGGCGACCGCGGCGCGGTTCACCTCTGGCGTCTGCGCGGCGAGAAGGCGAAACTAGACGAACAGAACTTTCGTTTACAGAGAGAAAACGAAGTCCTGGCGCAGCGCATCCGTCAGCTGCGCAACAACAATCATTATTTGGAAAAACTCGCGCGCGAGGAGTTGAATCTGGTGCGCCGGGGTGAAGTCATCTATCGCTTCCCCTCCTCGGACCCCAACAACGCACGCCGCGCGCCCGCCGAAACCCTCAGCGACTCAAGCGCGCCGGCGCACAAGAAACGTTAG